DNA sequence from the Chloroflexota bacterium genome:
CCCTGACCATACCGGTGTCGCTGAAGGCATAAGCGGGCAATTCACCGCCCATGAGTGAGACGCACTCGCTCATGTGCTCCTGCATTTTCCGGGTGACTTGGTCGACGGCAACAGGGTCGCTTCCCTGGGCCGCCAGCTTCGTCGCCTCAACGGCCCTGGCCTCCGCCAGCCTGGCATGCAGGTCGGCTTTGCCGCCGTGGGTGAAGACCACCAGCAGCAGGACGCGCTCATGGGTCTGCTTCACGGGGTAGAGCGTGTCGCCCGGGACGCTGTCCTGTGCAGCGGCGGTCGTCGTCCATCCGCCGAAAGCCAGTACGAGCGCGGCAACGGCGGCCAGCGCCCACGAGCGCCGCAGCAGTCGCCACGGGCCCCGGCGGCTCCTGCGGGCCTGCATTGCGGCCCACTCGTCGGTGATGCGTCCGAGGCCGGTCCGCCGCGCCTCCGGAGAGGGCGCCATCGTTTCTGCCGCGCCTTGGGTCTCCATGGCAAGGCGCAGCAGGGGGGCGAGTTCGTCGGATAGGGCCGGGTAGCGCTCCAAACACTCCTCAATGGTCATGCCCTGGGCCATCATATCGAGGGAGTCGTTGAGGGCGTCGTCAATGTGCATGCCGCTCGTGCTCACTTCGTCACCTCCGCGGAGGCCTGGGGGGCCAGGATGCGCCGGAGCGCTCCCAGGGCGGAGTGCTGCAGCGCCTTGATGGCGTTTTCCTTGCGGCCCATGACGCCGCCGGTCTCAGCCAGAGACAACCCGGCGATGAAGCGCAGCTCGATAACCTGCCGCTGGAGCTTGGTCACCTTCCCCAACGCTTTGCGCAGCGCATCCATGTCCAGCGACAGCAGCGCCTGCTCCTCGACGTTCTGGTCGCCCGCAACGCCCAGCGCCAGGTCGAGCGACGACGGCGGGCCGGAGGTGGCGGCGGATGCCGCCTTCGCGTGGCGCGCGCGGTCGATGATCAGGTTGTGGGCAATGCGGAAGAGCCAGGCGGCAAAGGGCGGCCCGGTGAACTTGAACCGGTGAAGCGAGTTCAGAGCCTTCAAGAAGACCTCTTGCGCAATGTCCTCCGCCTCCGCGCCCTGCCCGACTCTCGCAGCCGCGTAGCGGTACACCCTGAGGTAGTATTCCTCATAGACCTGGCCAAAGGCCGCCAGGTTGCCTTCCTGCGCTGCCCGGACCAGGGCTTCCGTGTCCTGCACATGGCCTCCGTGTCGACTCCTCAGGGTGCTCGACGACTCGCCGACCCTGTGCAAATTACTATAACGGCTGAGACCCGGGTTTGGTGAGCACCCAATTCGAGGAATCTTGAGGGAGGGCATGGTACCATGGTGGCCCAACAAGCAAGGAACGTTCGATGAGCATTCTGGAGCACGAGCAGTCGAAGACGTCCTCCATGCCCTACGCCCTTCGGCCCATGCTGCCGGAGGACACGCAGGCCGTCGCCGAGATCGAGCGGGAGGCCTTCCCGACAACGTGGCCGCCGACCCCCTTGCGGAAAGAGTTACATAACCGATTGGCCCGGTACCTCGTGTCCTACCGCCCGTCGGATGAAGTGGGCGCTGAGGCCGTCGCGCCACCGCAGGCCGCGCCGCCGCCGAGCTCGCTGTTGGCGCGGTTGCTGCAGGGGTTGTGGCCGCGGGCCGGACGGCAGCACATGGACGGCGACGGCGTCAGGCAAATCATTCCAGGCTACGTGGGCATGTGGTTCATGGCGGACGAGGCGCACATCACGGCCATCGCCGTCAGGGAACAGTACCGCGGCCGGGGCATCGGCGAGCTGCTGCTCATGGGGTGCGTGGAGCTGTCGATCCTGCGCCGCGCCAGGGAGGTCACCCTGGAGGTCCGCGTCACCAACGACCTGGCGCAGACGCTCTACAAGAAGTACGGCTTTGAGATTGTTGGCGCAAGAAAACGCTATTACACGGACAACAACGAAGATGCTTACATAATGACGACCGGTGCGATCCAGTCGGCGGAGTACCAGCGGGAGCTCTCGGCCAAGGTGGAGGAACACGCCCGCAGGTGGGGCGAATCGGAGCGCATGCTGACGT
Encoded proteins:
- a CDS encoding sigma-70 family RNA polymerase sigma factor, producing MQDTEALVRAAQEGNLAAFGQVYEEYYLRVYRYAAARVGQGAEAEDIAQEVFLKALNSLHRFKFTGPPFAAWLFRIAHNLIIDRARHAKAASAATSGPPSSLDLALGVAGDQNVEEQALLSLDMDALRKALGKVTKLQRQVIELRFIAGLSLAETGGVMGRKENAIKALQHSALGALRRILAPQASAEVTK
- a CDS encoding DUF5667 domain-containing protein — protein: MSTSGMHIDDALNDSLDMMAQGMTIEECLERYPALSDELAPLLRLAMETQGAAETMAPSPEARRTGLGRITDEWAAMQARRSRRGPWRLLRRSWALAAVAALVLAFGGWTTTAAAQDSVPGDTLYPVKQTHERVLLLVVFTHGGKADLHARLAEARAVEATKLAAQGSDPVAVDQVTRKMQEHMSECVSLMGGELPAYAFSDTGMVRVVGPGGREYSLSRNTSVSGEVSIGGRKYVVTRDASEFSVGGRSYWAERETRRLRPPRGEWSSRRAAMKEQFYQHFLQFQQGRGELSTEFRSPRHARIEAAFQRSEQLMLEALLMMQALEDAHHPPE
- the rimI gene encoding ribosomal protein S18-alanine N-acetyltransferase, translating into MSILEHEQSKTSSMPYALRPMLPEDTQAVAEIEREAFPTTWPPTPLRKELHNRLARYLVSYRPSDEVGAEAVAPPQAAPPPSSLLARLLQGLWPRAGRQHMDGDGVRQIIPGYVGMWFMADEAHITAIAVREQYRGRGIGELLLMGCVELSILRRAREVTLEVRVTNDLAQTLYKKYGFEIVGARKRYYTDNNEDAYIMTTGAIQSAEYQRELSAKVEEHARRWGESERMLTS